The DNA region GGTGAACCACGTCCTTGATCCAGAAGTTGATCGCCTGCAGGTTGCGGGATCGGAACGCTTCCTCCAGCTTCATGAAACGGACGGTGTTGCCGTGACTGAAGTCCGCATTGGCCTGGCCGATGGGCCGGCGTTCCGTATCGTAGGTGTCCAGCAAGGCCTCACCCGCCTGTCCGCGCAGCACCAAGGCGAGCTTCCATGCCAGGTTGTGGGCGTCCTGGATGCCGGTGTTCATGCCGTAGCCGCCGGTGGGAGGAAAGCGGTGCGCAGCGTCGCCGACGAGGAACACCCGGCCGCGCGAGTAGCGTGCCGCCACCTGCTTGCTCACCCGCCACACCGAGCGGTTGATGATCTTCACGTCCAGGTTGGGAACGCCCGAATGCGCGCGCGCGAGCCGTACCACTTCTGCATCGCTGCGCTGTGGCGGCGTGACGTCGCTTCCGTCGCCCACCTTGGTCACGGTGAGCCAGCGGTCGGCGCCATTGGTGTTGAGCACGCTGGCTTGCGACACACCGGGGTCGCCCGGCAGAATGCGGAACACGCCGACTTGGCGCACGCTCGGCACGTGCGAGAGATCGCCCTGCCAGTAGTCGTTGTTCATGATGGCCAGGCTGGCTGGGCCTGTCATCGCAATGTCCATCTGCCGGCGCAGGCCGCTGCCGGCGCCGTCAGCGGCCACCAGGTAGAGGGCCGGCCTCTTCGTTTCCTCGCCGGTCCTGGTGTCGCGTGTAAACGCCACCACGCCGTCGGCGGTCTCCTCGTAGCGCAGGAATTCGGTGTCGAAGCAGACACGCCCCAGCCTGGATTGCCGCACGACGCGGTAAAGCTCGTCCTCCACTACGTCCTGCGACACCGTGCATTTCCACGCCGGCGTCTGGCCGAAATCGATCTCGCGCGGCACACGTCCGTATTCGTGCCCCGTGATCGACTCCACGAAGGCGAAGCCATTGGCATCGTCTGGAAGGCCGCGCGCCTTCACCGCGCGCTCGATGCCCCACTGCCGGAACAGCTCCATGGTGCGCACCCAGGTGCCACGGGCGCGCGGGTGGTCAGTGAGGCCGGCATTGCGCTCGACGACCATGAAGGGGATGCCGAAGCGATCCATCAGCAGGGCGGTCGCGAGGCCCGTGGGGCCGGCGCCGACGATCAGGACTGCCGTGGCGCCGGGTGACGCGGGAAGGCGGATGGGATTCATGGCTCGAAATCGCTATAAGTGGGACGGGCGAAGCGAAATTTCCCACTTCCTGGCCTGGACGCGATAGCGTCACGCTGCAAAGAAATTGCGAGATCGAGCCATGAAAGCGCAACAGCAAGTCTTCCCCTCGCTGGCCTCCTACAACCAGGCTTTGAACGACCTAGGCGCCCGCCGCATCGGGCATCGCGTGCTCGCCATCTCCGCGGCAGGCACGCCGTCGTTCACGGGACGCCAGGCCAAGCGCGAGGGCAGCTGGCACAGCCACCACCGCGGCCAGTTGATGTGTGTGAAAGACGGCTTATTGCACGTGCGGACCACGCACGGCTCGTGGGCCGTTCCGCCGGGACGGGCTGCCTGGGTGCCCCCCGGCGTGCCGCACGCGGTCAACAGCAACGGCGTCAGCCACAGCTGGCATCTCTACCTGTCTCCTGCAGCAAGTCGGCCGATGCCGCCGCGCCCCTGTGTCATTGAGGTTAACCCGTTGATCGAGGACATCGTGCCGCGCGCCGTGCTCTGGACGGCCCAGGAGCGTCTCGATGCCGCGCAAGGCCGCTTGATGGCGGTACTGATCGACGAGCTGGCGTCGGCCCCGCACGACCGAATGCAGTTGCCGATCCCGCGCGATCGGCGGTTGCTGCGCATCGCCACGGCCATCTTGGACAACCCGGCAGATACCCGGACACGCGACGAATGGGCTGCCTGGGCAGGCCTGTCATCGCGCACGCTGACGCGGCTTTTCCAGGAAGAAGTGCGGATCAGTTTCGCGCAGTGGCGCGAGCAAGCGGCACTGATGGCGGCTGTCGACAGGCTGGCCCACGGCGA from Ramlibacter pinisoli includes:
- a CDS encoding FAD-dependent monooxygenase, whose translation is MNPIRLPASPGATAVLIVGAGPTGLATALLMDRFGIPFMVVERNAGLTDHPRARGTWVRTMELFRQWGIERAVKARGLPDDANGFAFVESITGHEYGRVPREIDFGQTPAWKCTVSQDVVEDELYRVVRQSRLGRVCFDTEFLRYEETADGVVAFTRDTRTGEETKRPALYLVAADGAGSGLRRQMDIAMTGPASLAIMNNDYWQGDLSHVPSVRQVGVFRILPGDPGVSQASVLNTNGADRWLTVTKVGDGSDVTPPQRSDAEVVRLARAHSGVPNLDVKIINRSVWRVSKQVAARYSRGRVFLVGDAAHRFPPTGGYGMNTGIQDAHNLAWKLALVLRGQAGEALLDTYDTERRPIGQANADFSHGNTVRFMKLEEAFRSRNLQAINFWIKDVVHHSHSIGLGLGFSYDDGAIVPDGTAPRGLTLGRYDPSDRPGGRFPHLWLDLARQRSTLDLFDRDFVIVHGPRSADWKAAARDVCERLDVPIRTHELESVDARDGLDMGLYGAVLVRPDGHVAWRMPWVPEEPAASLASAMEHTLRRQGAATLRRAA
- a CDS encoding AraC family transcriptional regulator, translated to MKAQQQVFPSLASYNQALNDLGARRIGHRVLAISAAGTPSFTGRQAKREGSWHSHHRGQLMCVKDGLLHVRTTHGSWAVPPGRAAWVPPGVPHAVNSNGVSHSWHLYLSPAASRPMPPRPCVIEVNPLIEDIVPRAVLWTAQERLDAAQGRLMAVLIDELASAPHDRMQLPIPRDRRLLRIATAILDNPADTRTRDEWAAWAGLSSRTLTRLFQEEVRISFAQWREQAALMAAVDRLAHGESVASVADALGYATPSGFIAMFRRHFGEPPARYFASQ